In Bradyrhizobium guangxiense, the following are encoded in one genomic region:
- a CDS encoding sugar ABC transporter ATP-binding protein has translation MPEVHSPILELQGITKSFGGVEALRGVDFALHPGEIHGLVGENGAGKSTLMKIIAGVHTEFSGRFLVDGQERHFRSARDAHAAGIAMVHQELSVAPDLTVAENVFLGNQPTNRLGLVQWRRMAREAGEQLARFGIDVDPMTRLGDLPIGLQQLIEIARVLFSGARIVILDEPTSALSPPEVERLFATLRRLREEGTAIVFISHFIEDILRVSDTVTVFRNGRKVAETASAATSKGALIEAMIGRGGEALEHSYTDDLMLPRPSDSSVVLKVDRLSLARSLKDISFEACAGEVLGIYGFMGCGQQELSRILFGKLKPDSGTLIVDGRAKTFASTAAARRAGVALVPESRRDMLFHQEPVYKNVSISILDRISALLLKPARERDIAQRQVEQLQIRPPVVGLDLGMLSGGNQQKVALAKWLTYPPKLLVLCEPTRGMDVGAKNDVINIVRDLRAKGLAIMVLSTEPETVLSLADRILVLKRGAVVREFKNEPVSKDRLLEAA, from the coding sequence ATGCCCGAGGTGCATTCGCCCATCCTTGAACTGCAGGGCATCACGAAGAGCTTCGGTGGCGTCGAAGCGCTTCGTGGTGTCGACTTCGCGCTTCATCCCGGCGAAATACACGGGCTCGTCGGTGAGAACGGCGCGGGAAAAAGCACGCTGATGAAGATCATCGCCGGCGTGCATACCGAGTTCTCCGGCCGCTTCCTGGTCGACGGTCAGGAGAGGCATTTCCGCTCGGCGCGCGATGCGCATGCGGCCGGCATCGCCATGGTGCATCAGGAGCTCAGCGTCGCGCCCGATCTCACCGTCGCCGAGAACGTCTTCCTGGGCAACCAGCCTACCAATCGGCTCGGCCTCGTGCAATGGCGGCGCATGGCACGCGAGGCCGGCGAGCAGCTCGCTCGCTTCGGCATCGACGTCGATCCGATGACGCGGCTTGGCGACCTTCCGATCGGGCTGCAGCAGCTGATCGAGATCGCCCGCGTGCTGTTCTCCGGCGCGCGCATCGTCATCCTGGACGAGCCGACCTCCGCGCTCTCCCCGCCCGAGGTCGAGCGGCTGTTCGCGACCCTTCGTCGCCTGCGCGAGGAAGGCACTGCGATCGTCTTCATCTCGCATTTCATCGAGGACATCCTGCGCGTGTCCGACACGGTCACCGTGTTCCGCAACGGGCGGAAGGTCGCGGAGACAGCGAGCGCCGCGACCAGCAAGGGCGCACTGATCGAAGCCATGATCGGCCGCGGTGGCGAAGCGCTCGAGCACAGCTACACCGACGATCTGATGCTGCCGCGGCCGAGCGACAGCTCGGTGGTCCTCAAGGTCGACCGGTTGTCGCTGGCCCGCAGCCTGAAGGACATCTCCTTCGAGGCGTGCGCCGGCGAAGTGCTCGGCATCTACGGCTTCATGGGCTGCGGCCAGCAGGAGCTGTCGCGCATCCTGTTCGGCAAGCTGAAGCCGGACAGCGGCACGCTCATCGTCGATGGCAGGGCAAAAACCTTTGCCAGCACGGCGGCGGCGCGGCGCGCCGGCGTGGCGCTGGTGCCGGAGAGCCGGCGCGACATGCTGTTCCACCAGGAACCGGTCTACAAGAACGTCTCGATCAGCATTCTCGACCGCATCTCGGCGCTGCTGCTTAAGCCGGCGCGGGAGCGCGATATCGCGCAGCGCCAGGTCGAGCAGCTGCAGATCAGGCCGCCGGTGGTCGGCCTCGATCTCGGCATGCTCTCCGGCGGCAACCAGCAGAAGGTGGCGCTGGCCAAATGGCTGACCTATCCGCCCAAGCTGCTGGTGCTGTGCGAGCCGACCCGCGGCATGGATGTCGGCGCCAAGAACGACGTCATCAACATCGTCCGCGACCTCCGCGCGAAGGGGCTTGCGATCATGGTGCTGTCGACCGAGCCGGAAACGGTGCTGTCGCTGGCCGACCGCATCCTCGTGCTCAAGCGCGGCGCAGTGGTGCGGGAATTCAAGAACGAGCCGGTCAGCAAGGATCGCCTGCTGGAAGCGGCGTGA
- a CDS encoding ABC transporter permease, producing MSSETALAAQQRTRGLAPFLRSQMRNIAPFLTLIFLSAFFAFASPSFATLDNLGNILTQVSVTGIIAVGLTFVILCAEIDLSIASIANVTGIAVAYFTLQESYVNIANIPLPGAVAIILSILLCALLGLVNALGLTVIGIPSFIMTLAMMQIAAGISALLVRGQIAYKVPSLITTLGSGSVSGIPWIVIVAAIMLLGGHLVLTYTRFGRYVYMVGGNREAAEYSGLNVKLILGSVMVISAVCSGIGGMLGVAHFGSAQQNEFDTYLLDSIAAVVVGGTSLFGGRGGIGNTIVGLFVLGVLNNGLDHVNIDSFLKILIRGLILLAALVINVYAQRLREKAAD from the coding sequence ATGAGCAGCGAAACGGCCCTGGCGGCGCAGCAGCGGACACGGGGCCTTGCACCCTTCCTGCGCTCGCAGATGCGCAACATCGCGCCGTTCCTCACCCTGATCTTCCTGTCCGCCTTCTTCGCCTTCGCCAGCCCCTCCTTCGCGACGCTCGACAATCTCGGCAACATCCTGACCCAGGTGTCGGTCACGGGCATCATTGCCGTCGGACTTACCTTCGTGATCCTCTGCGCCGAGATCGACCTGTCGATCGCCAGCATCGCCAACGTCACCGGCATCGCGGTCGCCTACTTCACGCTGCAGGAATCCTACGTCAACATCGCCAACATTCCCCTGCCCGGCGCAGTCGCGATCATCCTGTCGATCCTGCTCTGCGCCCTGCTCGGCCTCGTCAACGCGCTGGGGCTGACCGTGATCGGCATCCCCTCCTTCATCATGACGCTGGCGATGATGCAGATCGCCGCCGGCATCTCCGCGCTGCTGGTGCGTGGCCAGATCGCCTACAAGGTACCGAGCCTGATCACGACGCTCGGTTCGGGCTCGGTCAGTGGCATCCCCTGGATCGTCATCGTCGCCGCCATCATGCTGCTCGGCGGCCATCTGGTGCTGACCTACACGCGCTTCGGCCGCTACGTGTACATGGTCGGAGGCAATCGCGAGGCGGCCGAATATTCCGGCCTCAACGTCAAGCTCATCCTGGGCAGCGTGATGGTGATCTCGGCGGTGTGCTCCGGCATCGGCGGCATGCTGGGTGTCGCCCATTTCGGCAGCGCGCAACAGAACGAGTTCGACACTTACCTGCTTGACTCCATCGCCGCCGTCGTGGTGGGCGGCACCAGCCTGTTCGGCGGCCGCGGCGGCATCGGCAACACCATCGTCGGGCTGTTCGTGCTCGGTGTTCTCAACAACGGCCTCGACCACGTCAACATCGACAGCTTCCTGAAGATCCTGATCCGCGGCCTGATCCTCCTGGCCGCACTGGTCATCAACGTCTATGCGCAGCGGCTGAGAGAAAAGGCGGCGGATTAG
- a CDS encoding ABC transporter ATP-binding protein: protein MHEPHNMQGERRPDDDLILRVEDLAVHFPLGGGLLGRGRRLLRAVDGVDLSLRRGECLGLVGESGSGKSTVALSILGMLAPTRGRVVLDGQVVKTRPSGDRKALARTVQMVFQDPYASLNPRQTVRRTLEDPLRVHGVTAKSEIEDRVATMLRHVGLRPEQSCRYPHEFSGGQRQRIGIARALILNPKIVICDEPVSALDVSIRAQIINLLLELKETLGLSYIMISHDLGVVEHMSDRVAVMYLGRIVENGHWREIFERPAHPYTQALIAAIPDPLHHAPLATTGGDLPNPLNPPNGCAFSPRCRHAEAVCRSEPGPVLEARPDGHAVRCWRADDIGPANLALSPSP, encoded by the coding sequence ATGCATGAGCCGCACAACATGCAGGGCGAGCGCAGGCCGGACGACGATCTCATCCTCAGGGTCGAGGATCTCGCGGTCCATTTTCCGCTCGGCGGCGGCCTGCTGGGCCGTGGCCGGCGGCTGCTTCGTGCCGTGGATGGTGTGGATCTCAGCTTGAGGCGGGGCGAATGCCTCGGCCTCGTCGGCGAGTCCGGCTCGGGCAAGTCGACGGTCGCATTGTCGATCCTTGGCATGCTGGCGCCGACGCGCGGCCGCGTCGTGCTGGACGGGCAGGTCGTCAAGACCCGGCCATCGGGCGATCGCAAGGCGTTGGCGCGCACCGTGCAGATGGTGTTTCAGGATCCCTACGCCTCGCTCAATCCGCGCCAGACCGTGCGCCGCACGCTCGAGGATCCGCTGCGGGTGCACGGCGTGACCGCCAAGAGCGAGATCGAGGACCGCGTCGCGACGATGCTGCGGCATGTCGGCCTGCGGCCCGAACAGTCGTGCCGTTACCCCCATGAATTCTCCGGCGGCCAGCGCCAGCGCATCGGCATTGCCCGTGCGCTGATCCTCAACCCCAAGATCGTCATCTGCGACGAGCCTGTCTCGGCGCTGGATGTCTCGATCCGTGCCCAGATCATCAATCTGCTGCTGGAGCTGAAGGAGACGCTCGGTCTGTCCTACATCATGATCAGCCACGATCTCGGCGTCGTCGAGCACATGAGCGACCGCGTCGCCGTGATGTATCTGGGCCGCATCGTCGAGAACGGCCATTGGCGCGAAATCTTCGAACGCCCGGCGCACCCCTATACGCAAGCCCTGATCGCCGCCATCCCGGATCCCTTGCACCATGCGCCGCTGGCGACGACCGGCGGCGATCTTCCCAACCCGCTCAATCCACCGAACGGCTGCGCCTTCAGCCCGCGCTGCCGCCATGCGGAAGCGGTGTGCCGGAGCGAGCCGGGCCCGGTGCTGGAGGCGCGGCCGGACGGGCATGCGGTGAGATGTTGGCGGGCGGATGACATCGGTCCGGCGAACCTCGCTCTATCTCCGTCACCCTGA
- a CDS encoding ABC transporter ATP-binding protein, with amino-acid sequence MTGMPLIEVENLRLDLDDGSRRVAAAEGISFRIDRGETFGLVGESGCGKSITALALIGLLRPPLSIGGGVIRFEGREIQHLSAAKQRELRGNRIAMIFQEPMTALNPVSPVGRQIAEMFVLHKGKSWREANQLAVEALASVRVPAPDRRVKDYPHQLSGGMRQRVMIAIALACGPDLLIADEPTTALDVTVQAEIIELMRNLCAERGTAILMISHDLGLVANVCRRVAVMYAGRIVEERGSADIFRSPSHPYTQGLVASLPRLRSRAALGRTRLKEIAGVVPAITSFPDGCRFNPRCAQATDICRTVVPETDWLEAGGLVRCHHHA; translated from the coding sequence ATGACAGGCATGCCGCTGATCGAAGTCGAGAATCTCCGGCTTGATCTCGATGATGGATCGCGGCGCGTCGCGGCCGCCGAGGGCATCTCCTTCCGGATCGATCGCGGCGAGACGTTCGGTCTCGTCGGCGAGTCCGGCTGCGGCAAGAGCATCACGGCGCTCGCCTTGATCGGTCTGCTGCGGCCGCCCTTGTCGATCGGCGGCGGCGTCATCCGGTTCGAGGGGCGGGAGATCCAGCATCTTTCAGCGGCCAAGCAGCGGGAGCTGCGCGGCAATCGTATCGCCATGATCTTTCAGGAGCCGATGACGGCGCTGAACCCGGTCTCGCCCGTGGGCCGGCAGATCGCCGAGATGTTCGTGCTGCACAAGGGCAAGAGCTGGCGGGAAGCCAACCAGCTGGCGGTCGAGGCGCTGGCCAGTGTCCGCGTTCCCGCGCCGGATCGCCGTGTGAAGGACTATCCGCACCAGCTCTCGGGCGGCATGCGCCAGCGCGTGATGATCGCCATTGCTCTGGCCTGCGGTCCGGATCTTCTGATCGCCGACGAGCCGACCACCGCGCTCGATGTCACCGTGCAGGCCGAGATCATCGAGTTGATGCGGAATCTGTGCGCGGAGCGGGGAACGGCGATCCTGATGATCAGCCACGACCTTGGCCTCGTCGCCAATGTCTGCCGCCGCGTTGCCGTGATGTATGCCGGCCGCATCGTCGAGGAACGCGGCTCGGCCGATATCTTTCGTTCGCCCTCGCATCCCTATACGCAAGGCCTGGTCGCCTCGCTGCCGCGGCTCCGCAGCCGCGCTGCGCTTGGCCGCACCAGGCTCAAGGAGATCGCAGGCGTCGTCCCGGCCATCACGAGCTTCCCTGACGGTTGCCGGTTCAATCCGCGCTGCGCGCAGGCGACCGATATTTGCCGGACGGTCGTCCCGGAAACCGATTGGCTGGAAGCCGGCGGGTTGGTGAGGTGTCACCACCATGCATGA
- a CDS encoding ABC transporter permease: protein MKLRANLVIGGTLFALAILVGLLAPWLAHTDPVMDANLMNAEEPPSWTWWFGTDDQGRDIYSRVVYGARVSLTVGIISQLINSVIGVALGLSAGYFGGWWDDVVNALTNLMLAIPSLIFALAIMAVLGPGLTSLLIALGLTNWSFTCRIARASALSLRSQGYVQAATVLGYGDLRIMITQLLPNMLGPLIVIGTLGMGSAVLSEAALSFLGLGVRPPFPSWGSMLSEAREQITTAPWLSVFPGLAIFLTVLGLNLLGDGLRDILDPQSRSRRT from the coding sequence ATGAAGCTCCGCGCCAATCTCGTCATCGGAGGAACACTGTTCGCGCTGGCGATCCTGGTCGGCCTGCTCGCGCCGTGGCTCGCGCACACCGATCCGGTCATGGATGCCAACCTGATGAACGCGGAGGAGCCGCCGAGCTGGACCTGGTGGTTCGGCACCGACGACCAGGGCCGCGACATCTATTCCCGCGTCGTCTACGGCGCCCGGGTCTCGCTGACGGTCGGCATCATCTCGCAGCTGATCAACAGCGTCATCGGCGTGGCCTTGGGGCTGAGTGCCGGCTATTTTGGCGGCTGGTGGGACGATGTCGTCAACGCCCTGACCAATCTCATGCTCGCGATCCCGTCGCTGATCTTCGCGCTCGCCATCATGGCGGTGCTGGGGCCTGGCCTGACCAGCCTGTTGATCGCCCTCGGGCTGACCAACTGGTCCTTCACGTGCCGGATCGCGCGGGCCTCGGCGCTGTCGCTGAGGAGCCAGGGCTATGTGCAGGCGGCGACCGTGCTCGGCTATGGTGATCTGCGCATCATGATCACGCAGCTGCTGCCGAACATGCTCGGGCCGCTGATCGTCATCGGCACCCTCGGCATGGGCAGCGCGGTCCTGTCGGAAGCGGCGCTGTCGTTCCTCGGCCTCGGCGTCCGTCCGCCGTTTCCAAGCTGGGGCAGCATGTTGTCGGAAGCCCGCGAGCAGATCACGACGGCGCCGTGGCTCTCTGTATTTCCTGGCCTTGCCATCTTCCTGACGGTGCTGGGCCTCAATTTGCTCGGTGATGGCCTGCGCGACATCCTCGATCCCCAATCGCGGAGCCGGCGGACATGA
- a CDS encoding ABC transporter permease, producing the protein MLSFLIRRLLQTIPTVLAVVLLVFVLFSIVPGSIVTSMSDDSDPQVELRMKQQLGLDQPVHVRFGTYIAQLATGDFGPSFRTREPVTTMIAKRAWPTLQLIFAAMAFSVVIGVPLGFIAALKPGGIVDTIAMMVAVSGLSIAKFWLGLVLMYLFALKLGWLPSFGYGDGGLKYLLLPAVTLGVSPMALFARTTRAAVLEIMTADFVRTARSKGMSETRVVKWHVMRNALVIILTTVGLQFGGLMGQAVVVEKLFSWPGIGSLLVDSVLQRDIPAVQGSILVVVLAFLAINLLIDVLYGVIDPRIRYA; encoded by the coding sequence ATGCTCTCCTTCCTGATCCGTCGTCTCCTGCAGACTATTCCGACCGTGCTCGCGGTCGTGCTGCTGGTCTTCGTACTGTTCAGCATCGTGCCCGGCAGCATCGTGACGTCGATGAGCGACGACAGCGACCCGCAGGTCGAGCTGCGCATGAAGCAGCAGCTCGGCCTCGATCAGCCCGTTCACGTGCGTTTCGGCACCTACATCGCCCAGCTCGCGACCGGCGATTTCGGCCCCTCGTTCCGGACGCGCGAGCCTGTCACGACCATGATCGCCAAGCGGGCGTGGCCGACGCTGCAGCTCATCTTTGCAGCCATGGCCTTTTCCGTCGTGATCGGTGTTCCGCTTGGCTTTATCGCAGCACTCAAGCCCGGTGGCATCGTCGACACGATCGCCATGATGGTGGCGGTGTCGGGCCTCTCCATCGCCAAATTCTGGCTTGGTCTGGTGCTGATGTATCTGTTCGCGTTGAAGTTAGGCTGGCTGCCGAGTTTCGGCTATGGCGACGGCGGACTGAAATATCTGTTGCTGCCGGCCGTGACGCTCGGCGTCTCGCCGATGGCGCTGTTTGCCCGGACGACCCGCGCCGCGGTCCTGGAGATCATGACGGCTGATTTCGTCCGCACCGCGCGCTCCAAGGGCATGAGCGAGACGAGGGTCGTGAAGTGGCATGTGATGCGCAATGCGCTCGTCATCATTCTCACGACCGTCGGCCTGCAATTCGGCGGATTGATGGGGCAGGCGGTGGTCGTCGAGAAATTGTTCTCCTGGCCGGGCATCGGCTCGCTGCTGGTCGACAGCGTCCTGCAGCGCGACATTCCGGCTGTCCAGGGCTCTATTCTCGTGGTGGTCCTCGCCTTTCTCGCAATCAATCTGCTGATCGACGTGCTCTACGGCGTGATCGATCCCAGGATCAGATACGCATGA